The DNA region CTTCTGGGTAGCCATTATTTCCATAAAATTCTGCTATTTTTTTTAATAAATCATCAGTATCATTAACTGCTTCGTTTAGTTTAGAAAGATAAACGAATCTAAGTTTTCGTTCTTCTATTTTATATTTCTCACTGCCTTCTTCTAAATCAGGAAAGTATCGATTTTTTAATTCAAATAATACTTGTTGTAAATTATTAGAATCAATACCCCAAGCTAGCTCGATAATAAAGTCATCTTCATCACCACTTTCCAGCAATTCTATTGCATAATCGGAAATTATTTTTGATTCAAAGAACTTTTGATTAACTCCGATATAGATTGTTTCCCAAGTATAACTTACTTGATTGTTTTTTAAATCTATTAGTTCCATTTTTTTCTCCTTTTATTTTTTAGGTATTTGATTTGGTTTTCCTGTTAAAACACCACCATCAATAAATCTTCTGTGGCTTATGTCTCCATTGGGCTCAACAATCCATTCGAAAACACCACTGTTACCATTGTTACGACCTTCAAGTTGAAAGAATTTTCTATCAATACCATCTCCTCCAACTAAAGGATATTCATTTGTAGCCGTTGGATAATTATCAATTATATCAGGAAATCCATGTTCTTTAGCAACTTGTGGAAATTCTTTTTCTATAACAGGTTTTCCTTTTGGATCTTTCCCCCACACAGGTTTTATGTCATCAACTTTTGCACCACTTTCAACTCGCCGTCCATTTAAAACAGGACTTTCAAGGTCAGAAATAACCTTCTGATTAGTCCCACCAGACTTTTTAACAGCTGTCTGCGCATTCCTCACCGCAGCCACTGTCAGTCCAACACCCCATGCAGCATCCCAAAATCCAGATTCTTTCAGATCATTTACGGTACTTTGTATGTAGTTTAAGCCGTTAAAACCAAACATATTGACTGTATCGCCACTGAAATAATCTTTTCCGCTTTTTTGAAATTCGGTCACTCGGCGGTCCATTTCTGTCGGACTTAATTCTACCACATCTAAGTTGTATTTTTTTATGAGCTTTCTTAGATTATCGGACAACTCCTGCTCACTTACTGGATAACGACGACCAACATATCCGCACCATGGTTTTTATCATGTATAAATACTTTTATAGTATATAAAAAAGATATCAGTAGATTCTTCTGATATCTTATTTAATAATATACAACTTATCGGACTAAAATTTAAAAGAATGCTCAAAAAATTCTTGGGAGTTTTGCCCAATAAATATGGCTAGCCTTTAGTAACTTAATTGGTTAGTTTATTTCTTGCTAGTCTTGTGATAAAGCGTCTTTTCTATTTATCTGAGTTCCTTTAACCTCGATAACTTCAATTGTTTCATTATCTAAATCTACAAATTCTACTTCATACACTTCATTTTCTGAATCTAATATCATCATAATTACACCTTTAGTTCCCATCGGAACTCTTTTGTCTATTTCTACTGTGCTATATACAACATCGTATTCTTTAAACATATTGACTCACCTACTTTTTCGTTGGAATCGAGGTCACTAAACGAACAACTCCATCATTATTTTTTATCCAAACAAATTCAACATCAATAATTTTTCCGTTGACTCCTTTAATCGGAATGATTTGACTATACTTTGTTCCGTAATCAGTTACAGATGTTTGAACGGCTGTCGATTTATCAAAGGTAATTTGCTTACTTAATTGCTGACTATTATTTCTATTAAAGCCAAGTGCCTTATCAAACCAATTAGCTTTTGAGCCTCCAACTGGATGTTCCTTATTTAACAGATAACCATCCAATTTAGAATTGATACTTTCTTGAGTCAAATTAGGATTTTTAAGTCCACCAGCTTTCTTACCAGCTGCCTGCGCATTCCTCACCGCAGCCACTGTCAGTCCAACACCCCATGCAGCATCCCAAAATCCAGATTCTTTCAAATCATTTACGGTACTTTGTATATAGTTTAAGCCGTTAAAACCAAACATATTGACTGTCGCACCACTGAAATAATCTTTTCCGCTTTTTTGAAATTCGGTCACTCGGCGGTCCATTTCTGTCGGACTTAATTCTACCACATCTAAGTCGTATTTTTTTATGAGCTTTCTTAGGTTATCGGACAAATCCTGTTCACTTACTGGATACCGTCGACCATTTTTTTCAAACATATACATATCCACACCGCGGTCGGCATCGATGATGTGGATGATCGTGCAGCCATCAAGTATTTTCCTATCCTTGACTTCGATGGCTTTTTCACGCTTGGTCCAATTTTGATTGACATTATTAATCCAAGTTCGATCGGTTAAGGAAAAGCCTTTTCCATTCCAAGCACATGGACCAACATGTCCTTTTTCACTGACACCCAATGCCTGCATACCTTTAGCCACTAGCGATCCAGTATCCTTTATCCCAGTAAAATAACTAGTAGACTGTCTGCAGAAATCAAGGAACTTCTCTAATTTTTCTTGTATCTTTGCTTTTTTCGCTTGATTTCGTGTAATTCCCGCATACATACTGGCGATTGCCGCTTGAAAGACTGCTCCTAGCAGTTGCTCTTTTTCGTCTGATAAGCTTCTTTTTTGTTGGGCGTAGTTTTCTCTCGAGCTTTGGAATCCTTGAATCAGCGCGTTGGCTTCATCGATTTGCGCTTGTAATTCTTCGGAATCTAAATCTTCACTACCGCATGTTGAAAGATAGCCTTGCACATACCGTTCATTCGCCTGCACAACTGCTTCACTGTGCATGATCTCCGCTTTGCAAAGCGCTGGATAGACAGTGGAAAGGTAGTCTTTGATCGACTCCATACCTGCACCATTCAAGCCGACTGCTAATTGTATGCCTTGCGTGGCACTAGTCACTGACTCTAACGCTTGGCTATATGCTTGCCCAAATGCTTTGATTTCTGTTGTTTGCGTTTGGACTTCACCAATGATCATTTTGACCATCAACCTCATCCTCCTTTCTCAGCTGTTGCAGCTCTGCTTCGTAAAGAAGGTCGCTTTCATCTTCTAGGCGACGGTTTTCTTTGTGTAATGTTTCTTGTCCGTCCGTCATTGCATCAAAGAAACGGCGTTCGGCTACACGTGATTCTTCTGTGAGTTCTTCAAAAAGGTGGCCTTCTTCCTGCCGATGAAAGTAAGTGAGAACTTGGTCGTTATGGTGACGTTCTCTGGTAAATAAGTGCTCTGTCTCGCTCATGTTTCGTTCCAACAACGTGTTGAGCGTACGATTTTCCTCTTGTTTTTCTTCATTTTCTCTGCGTTTTTCTTGTAACTCCTTTTGGGTCATTCCTTCTCTCCTTTGTTACGGAAGTCGTGTAAATAGCTGCTTCGCTTGTTGATCTGCTCGTTTAAATGCTGCGACTGCAGTTTGGATAGAAGCTACATCTCTGTTGAGTAGTTGCTGGATCGTTGCCGGGTTTTTCTTCAGCTGTTGAAAGGTACTTTCAGCCGTGGCATTGCCGAGAACCGTCGTCCCCGAAGAAAACGTCACTGTTTTTGAAAGCGACAAGCGATCGTTCGCCAGCACGATTTGAGTGGCTTGTTTCTGGGTTTCTGCTTCATTTAACTCGATCATAAAATCACCTCATTTCGTTATTTAATATTATCTTTTTAGAATAACACACTTCGCATTACAATGCCTACAAAATGTATTATAATTCTATTTAAAAATAAACATTACTTTTCTTACTTATGGAGCAATTGGCATCAAAATTGATTTCATTATAGTTCAAGCAAGGAACCGTCGATTTTTGGAAAATTGG from Enterococcus sp. 9D6_DIV0238 includes:
- a CDS encoding DUF2247 family protein, with translation MELIDLKNNQVSYTWETIYIGVNQKFFESKIISDYAIELLESGDEDDFIIELAWGIDSNNLQQVLFELKNRYFPDLEEGSEKYKIEERKLRFVYLSKLNEAVNDTDDLLKKIAEFYGNNGYPEDMVEFINYMPQEKPTSKEDLVNRFHQFLSLEKNKIKQK
- a CDS encoding DUF4926 domain-containing protein, which gives rise to MFKEYDVVYSTVEIDKRVPMGTKGVIMMILDSENEVYEVEFVDLDNETIEVIEVKGTQINRKDALSQD
- a CDS encoding DUF6883 domain-containing protein, translated to MVKMIIGEVQTQTTEIKAFGQAYSQALESVTSATQGIQLAVGLNGAGMESIKDYLSTVYPALCKAEIMHSEAVVQANERYVQGYLSTCGSEDLDSEELQAQIDEANALIQGFQSSRENYAQQKRSLSDEKEQLLGAVFQAAIASMYAGITRNQAKKAKIQEKLEKFLDFCRQSTSYFTGIKDTGSLVAKGMQALGVSEKGHVGPCAWNGKGFSLTDRTWINNVNQNWTKREKAIEVKDRKILDGCTIIHIIDADRGVDMYMFEKNGRRYPVSEQDLSDNLRKLIKKYDLDVVELSPTEMDRRVTEFQKSGKDYFSGATVNMFGFNGLNYIQSTVNDLKESGFWDAAWGVGLTVAAVRNAQAAGKKAGGLKNPNLTQESINSKLDGYLLNKEHPVGGSKANWFDKALGFNRNNSQQLSKQITFDKSTAVQTSVTDYGTKYSQIIPIKGVNGKIIDVEFVWIKNNDGVVRLVTSIPTKK
- a CDS encoding DUF3958 family protein: MTQKELQEKRRENEEKQEENRTLNTLLERNMSETEHLFTRERHHNDQVLTYFHRQEEGHLFEELTEESRVAERRFFDAMTDGQETLHKENRRLEDESDLLYEAELQQLRKEDEVDGQNDHW
- a CDS encoding TIGR04197 family type VII secretion effector, with product MIELNEAETQKQATQIVLANDRLSLSKTVTFSSGTTVLGNATAESTFQQLKKNPATIQQLLNRDVASIQTAVAAFKRADQQAKQLFTRLP